The DNA sequence CGAACAGGGCTGGCGCACCGGCAGCAATCAGGGCCAGCGCGAAGCCGCGTCTATGTTGGGCCTGTCGGTGGACGAAACATCCCGCCGCATAGGGTTTATCAATGCGCTGTCGGGCGAAGCGCGCAGCACTGCGATCAGTCAACTCTCCCGCGCCACCGGCCGCAACGAGGCGCAGGTTGAGGCTGCGTTGGAGCGTTACAGTGCGGCCACCCACCTTGGCACCGCTGATGGCGCAACTGCAGAGGCAGGCCGCGAAGGCACAAGCGTCTATGGCCGGACCAGCGAGGCGGCCGGCTATGATTTCGCCGAGCGCTCGGGCAGGCTCGACGCTCAGCGCGAGGTCGGCACCTCCGGCACGCGCAACGCGGCGCGGATCGGCGAGCAACGCAGGCAGTCGGAGAATTTCGGGTTTGCAGAGGGAGCTGCGGCTGCTGGCACGTCGACGCGCGAGGCTGCGCGTCTCGACAGCTTCATCCAGGCACTGAGCCGGACGGCCGGCAACCAAGTCGATATGTCCGAAGGTGGTGCGCCCGGTATCGCCGATCGCGCGCGTAACGAGCGGCTGACCTCGATCGTCGATCGGGAGCGTCTTACCCGCATGCAGGGGCTGCTTGCCGAGCATGGTGTCAACCTGAGCAAGCGCCAGATCGCCATGGACCAGAATGGCGATCTTGGCCTCAATCTCACCCCCGAGACCGCTGCAGCCATGTGGAAGGCGGGTCTCATCAACGAGAGTCAACTCGGCGCGATTGCCAATGGAGGGCATGCACGCTTCAGTTTCGCCCACAATGACCTCCTTGTCTCAAGCGGGACGGATTTCAGCCGCTCGGCGCGCAGCGACACCAGCACACGTTTCGAGGCCGGCAAACAGGCTGGGCCGGACACGATCGAGCATTTCATGGGCGGCGGGGCCGAGGGGCAGGCCATGCTTTCAAATTGGCTGCGCGGTGGGTTCGAGATGGACCGCAAAGGCGAGTGGCGCCTCAAGCCTCAGGTCGCCGACACGCTCCAGCGCGATGTGCAGGCGGTCATGGCGCAGACGGGATGGCAGAGATCCCTGTCGCGTTCTGCTCAGGACCAAACCACGATGGGAACCAACGTCGGAATCGATGTAGGGCGTTCGGTCGGTGTCTCGGATACCGAGACAACGGGAGGGCGCGGTAGCGGTTCAAATCGGAGTCGCCAGGCGGCACCAGTCAACCGGACGGACCGTTCCACGATCGGCAATTTTGGCGCTAAGGTCGGATTTGAAAGTCATGATACCGGAAGCACGACCGAAGATGCCCATGCGACAATGGACATTGTGAACTACGACGTTCGCGAATCAATTGCCGCCGCGGAACGCGCTGCTGCCCGTTCAAGCAATCCTGAGGCGACATTCTCACGTGAGCTCTCGAACCGCATCCTCGGGACTGAAGGTATGCGCAATCGCTACCTGCAGGATGCAGACAACGGGCGCGCCACCTTTGATGTCACAGGTCCGCTCACCTCCCTGGAGCAGAATTCCGTTCTTTCGAAAGGAAGCTTCTCAACCGATATCCAAGGCAGCCCCGGTGACGGCGACAGTAACTACAAGAAACGCTAACGATGCTTCCCGGTATGGGGATCGACGTACCCCGTATTGAGTGGGTTCAAAGGGTTGCCGATCCAGAGTGGCCCTGACCGGGGGTTGAACATATCGGTGCCCTTCCCGATACCATCCAAAAAGCGATTATTCTCCTCCCGCCTCCGCCTTTCGAAAAAATCGTCCTCATCGGACAACGGCATACCATCGCCTGGTCGGACGAAACTATCGAGGCGCTCGCGAACGTAACCAACGCCGAGCACCATGAGCGCGGTCAGCGGGAAGAACAGGATATTCAGATAGCCTGCCAGTGCTCCGCGATAAAACACCGCCATCGCGTCAACGCGCGTCGACATGGCCATACCCACCCACCAGATGGGAATAGTCGTCCACCAGACCTTGGCATACCAAGGCGACCAGAGCCACGCCGACAGTTTCGGTACCTCCGGGATGCTCGCATTATTCTGATCGTCCATGCCGGTTTCCACCGTGAAATCCCTTCGAATTCCTCTTACCATCAAAGGCGTCTAACGTCACTCCCAATTGACAATCCGCCCTTGTCCTTTTTGTCGTAGTTTATATATTACAGACGGAAAGGACAATCATGGCCAGCACCGCCCACGTCGCGAAATCCAGCCGGCGCACCTCGCCGCCTGCAGCCTTTTCCGCAAACGACACTTTGCGGCACAAGGCGCTGGAAAGGCTGACGCTGGCAATTGCCAAAGCGGTAGAGTCTGCCAGCGACGACACGCTAGCTGATATCGTCGGTTCTGAGGATCTCCGGCACGCGCTGGTCATCGCGCCGCGCGACATCGCGCCCGAAGCGCCGGCCGACCTCGAAGCGATCAGGGCGGCACGCGAACGGACCGCGCAATTTCGTAAGGAGATGGCCGAGCGGGCCGGCGGTATGTTCGACCGCCCCCATGTCGCCGAGATGCTCGGCGTCTCTCAGGCCGCGATCGACAAGCAGCGCCAGCGTCGCCAGATTCTGGGCGTCCCCTACGGAACGGATATCCGCTATCCCGCCGCGCAGTTTGTCAAAGGCGAGGTATTGCATGGCCTGAAGGCCGTGCTGGAAGCCTTTGACGATATGAACCCTTGGGAGCAGTTGATGATGCTCACCACGCCGCGCGATGGGTTTGGATCGTCCCCCGAAACGATTTTCCAAACGCTCGCGAGACGGCCGGAGCAGAGAATTCTAAAGCAGCTTGCAGGTTTTGCCGCGAGCTGGACCGCCTGATCGTCAGTGGTGCCCATCCGATTGAGACGTATCGGCGCGGGCGTGCGCCTTCATCGCATACATCGCGCCGAACACAGTCCGATTTTTTTCGGACCTGTCGGCGATACCCCGCAGTCCCGTTTCGACTCGCCTGATGGCAGCTATAAGGTGCTGTATGCGGCAAGGATGCTCGAAACGGCGTTCGGCGAGACACTCGCCCGAACTCCCGAGACCCCATACATTCTCTCGTCAGGCATCGAAGCCCGAGTGCGCAGTGCATTCGAGACTACAAGAGCGCTGAGGCTCTATCCTCTGATCGCTGCCGGCGTCTCAGCACACGGCCTCTCCCTTACCGATCTCCATGGCATCGATTATCTGAGATGCTGGAGGGTCAGCGCCGAAATTCACGCAACGACCGTCGCCGACGGCATCCTTTATACCTCCCGGTTCGACAACCATCGGTGCGTAGCACTGTTCGATCGCGCCGCGGACGCGATTGCCGAAACGACGACCAAAGCGATTGCGATCGGAGCGGCTGAAGCTACCGTCCTCGCCCGTCACTACGGAAAGATATTTGCTGAGTCCTGAATGGCCGAACCGGGGCGGATCGGACCAATGGGAGATCATGCGCCGGGTTAGTAGATGGAGATGCTAGACGCACTATCGCCACGTGATCAGTGCACTGAACCACCTTCGTATGGGATTGCGGTTAGCGCTGTGACGCTTGAGAGCATGCATGCGATCAGGGGACAATTGGTTCAATGGCTCAAGCGTTGACCGGTCGGGAAGCGCCTGCGTTGTCCGCTTGATTGCGGGCAATTCGCCGGCGCCGAACAGTGAACCTTGGCTCGAATCGTTCTGCTTGGTCATAGCGTGATGATAAACGCGGAACCCGAAGTGCGGAACCAATTCCACAGGTCTTGTGGGCGACCGCAAAGCGGTCCGGCTCCGCAATCGTCGATCAAGACCAACAAATGGGGCATGATCCGCATGCACCGCGAGTTTCGGAAACTAGCAGAAGACTTTTCCGCAAAAGCTACCTGAGCCGCTTGCCGAACCGGGACACGGAGGCTATGTCTGACTAGCTAGTCAGGAGAAGGCAAGTGGGCACAGCCGTTCGCAAAGGAAACAGGGACAAATCCGGTCCGCCCGGAGCCTGGAAACTGGAGGATGCCAAGGCTCGTTTCAGTGAAGTGGTCAGGCGCGCGCAGAGCGAAGGGCCGCAGAGGGTCACGGTTCGAGGTCGGGAAGCTGTTGTCGTGATCAGCGTTGACGAACTCGACCGCCTGCTCCCCAAGGGTGCCGGCAAGCCTGATTTGGTGCCGTTCCTCGAGGGTCTTGGGCTGGATGGTCTCGATCTTGAGCGCGAGGTCGACCGTGGAAGGGATATCATCCTTTGAAGGGTTGGCTGCTCGACACACATGTCGTTTCGGCGCTCGCAAGTCCGAGTGGTGCGCCAAGCGTGAAGGCATGGGCGACGGGGCAGCCTGAGCATCGCATGTTCTTGAGCGTGCTGGCGCTCGCGGAATATGACAAAGGTATTCACAATCTGGAACCCGACCACCCTGATCGCTCGCGTTACACGGCAGCGCGCGATGCGCTCGCGCACCGCTTCAGCGATCGGCTCCTCTCTGTCGACGAGGCCATCGTCTACCGGTGGGGCGAGATTTCCGGCGACGTCAAGCGCAGGGTCCGGCAGGCCCCACCGGTCATTGACACATTGCTCGCTGCCACCGCCATCGAACATGATCTCTTCCTGGTGACGCGCAACGTTAAGGATACGCGCCACAGCGGAGCCGTGATCTTCAATCCCTGGGAAGACGATCCATCCCGCTTCCCTTTGACCTGAGCCGAGCGACATCGACACAATGAAAACCGAACTTGACCATCTGCCGGCGAACAAGCGACGCGAACTTGATCGCGTCATCCAGATCCTGTTCGAGGAATTCGACGACGCGCATGGCCAGCCGACCGGCCCGCGCAAGCTTGGCCGCATCCTGAAGATCATTCTCTACGGTTCATACGCAACCGGGCGTTGGGTCCATGAGCCGCACACCGAACGCGGCTATCGATCGGATTTCGACCTGCTCATCATCGTCAACCAGAAGGAGCTGACGGACCGGCTCGAATATTGGGAAAAGGCGGCGGAGCGCCTCGACCGCGAGACGATGATCCTCAACCGGCTGCGGACACCGGTCAACTTCATCGTTCACACCCTTCAGGAAGTGAATGACGGACTGGCGCATGGCCGCTATTTCTTCATGGACATCGCCCGCGAGGGCATTGCGCTTTATCAGGCCGACGACAGCGAGTTACACAAGCCCAAGCCGAAGACACCGCAGCAGGCCTATGACATGGCCAAAGGCTATTATGACCAGTGGTTCGGGCTGGCCGTATCCTCACGGATGGGCTTTCAATTTTTCTACCAAGCCAAGCAGTATCCGGATGCCGCCTATAATCTGCAACAGGCGTGCGAACGGCTCTATTATTGCATCCTGCTCGTGTTCACTTTCTACACGCCTTACAGCCATAACATCAAATTTCTGCGGCAGCTGGCGGAAAGGTTGTCGCCCAAGCTCGTAGATGTTTGGCCGCGCGACAAGCGGAAACTCGAGGCGCGCTTCCTAAAACTCAAGGACGCTTATGTGAAGGCCCGACACTCCGACTGGTTCCAGATGACCGACGAGGAGTTCTCCTATCTTTCCGAGCGGATTGAACTGCTCGGCAACGTCGTCAACGAACTATGCCAGGAAAAACTGGCTGATCTGCGGGCAAAGATATAGAGGCGTGACCCTCACCGAACCGCTGTAACACAATGGGAGTTTTTGCATGAATAACAGTGATCTCGCCGATAAGCTGGCTGCCGAATCCGGCCTGAGCAAGGTCGAGGCGCGCAAGACCGTCGATGCCGTGTTCGCTGCAATCGCCCAAGCCGCAGCGGGCGGCGAAGAAATTTCTCTCAATGGTTTCGGCAAGTTCAAGGTCAAGGAAGCCGCAGCTCGCGAAGGGCGTAATCCGGCGACTGGCAAAACGATTCAGATCGCGGCGTCAAAAAAGCTGACTTTCGCGCCCGCCAAGGCGGTAAAGGACAAGCTGAACGCATGAACAACTGAGCCGGCAGTCGCGGATGCCAGCTGCCGGTTCTGAGCGGATGGCTCCGCGCGGAGGGGGATACCGAAGGATAGTCATCGTTGCTCCGCCTCAGGCGGACCGTGGCAAGACCCGCTCGCAGAGTTTCGCGTGACAATTGGAGCATCGAACCAAAAGGTGACAATGGTCTATAATGACCCGACCGCAGAGCGAGAGACCAAGCAATCTTCCGGAATCGAGGATGATCACGTGGCTGAGGAGGCAATTCCCGACAGGGCGGCGCGCAGAATCGCACTTGCGCTTGTCGAGCAATGCGTTCGCAATAGTCGCCTTGA is a window from the Altererythrobacter sp. B11 genome containing:
- a CDS encoding RES family NAD+ phosphorylase; translated protein: MRRIGAGVRLHRIHRAEHSPIFFGPVGDTPQSRFDSPDGSYKVLYAARMLETAFGETLARTPETPYILSSGIEARVRSAFETTRALRLYPLIAAGVSAHGLSLTDLHGIDYLRCWRVSAEIHATTVADGILYTSRFDNHRCVALFDRAADAIAETTTKAIAIGAAEATVLARHYGKIFAES
- a CDS encoding type II toxin-antitoxin system Phd/YefM family antitoxin produces the protein MGTAVRKGNRDKSGPPGAWKLEDAKARFSEVVRRAQSEGPQRVTVRGREAVVVISVDELDRLLPKGAGKPDLVPFLEGLGLDGLDLEREVDRGRDIIL
- a CDS encoding type II toxin-antitoxin system VapC family toxin, which translates into the protein MKGWLLDTHVVSALASPSGAPSVKAWATGQPEHRMFLSVLALAEYDKGIHNLEPDHPDRSRYTAARDALAHRFSDRLLSVDEAIVYRWGEISGDVKRRVRQAPPVIDTLLAATAIEHDLFLVTRNVKDTRHSGAVIFNPWEDDPSRFPLT
- a CDS encoding HEPN domain-containing protein, with the translated sequence MKTELDHLPANKRRELDRVIQILFEEFDDAHGQPTGPRKLGRILKIILYGSYATGRWVHEPHTERGYRSDFDLLIIVNQKELTDRLEYWEKAAERLDRETMILNRLRTPVNFIVHTLQEVNDGLAHGRYFFMDIAREGIALYQADDSELHKPKPKTPQQAYDMAKGYYDQWFGLAVSSRMGFQFFYQAKQYPDAAYNLQQACERLYYCILLVFTFYTPYSHNIKFLRQLAERLSPKLVDVWPRDKRKLEARFLKLKDAYVKARHSDWFQMTDEEFSYLSERIELLGNVVNELCQEKLADLRAKI
- a CDS encoding HU family DNA-binding protein, whose amino-acid sequence is MNNSDLADKLAAESGLSKVEARKTVDAVFAAIAQAAAGGEEISLNGFGKFKVKEAAAREGRNPATGKTIQIAASKKLTFAPAKAVKDKLNA